A window from Chitinophagales bacterium encodes these proteins:
- the queA gene encoding tRNA preQ1(34) S-adenosylmethionine ribosyltransferase-isomerase QueA — MKLSSFNFNLPKDAIAEYPAKNRDESRLMVVNRQTKKIEHKVFKDVLKYFGEGDVMILNNTKVFPARLYGLKEKTGAKIEVFLLRELNRDTFLWDVLVDPARKIRVGNKLYFGENDELIAEVVDNTTSRGRTIRFLFEGPYEKFKKILYGMGETPLPKYIKRKPEPMDEERYQTVFAKSEGSVAAPTAGLHFSRELLKKLEIKGVNFAEVTLHVGLGTFRTIDVEDLSKHKMDAEQIEIYDKAVKIVNSAKADGKKICAVGTTSMRTIESAITSNGMLKPYEGWTNLFVHPPYNFNIANAMITNFHLPKSSLLIMVAAFGGYDLIMKAYEQAVKEKYKFFSYGDSMLII; from the coding sequence ATGAAATTATCTTCTTTCAACTTTAACCTACCAAAGGATGCTATTGCAGAATACCCTGCAAAAAATCGCGATGAAAGCCGCTTAATGGTAGTAAATCGTCAAACAAAAAAAATTGAACACAAAGTATTTAAAGATGTGTTGAAATATTTTGGTGAAGGCGATGTAATGATTTTAAACAATACCAAAGTATTTCCTGCTCGCCTATATGGTTTAAAGGAAAAAACAGGCGCCAAAATAGAAGTGTTCCTATTGCGCGAGCTAAATCGCGATACTTTTTTGTGGGATGTATTGGTAGATCCCGCCAGAAAAATTAGAGTGGGCAATAAATTGTATTTTGGTGAAAACGATGAGTTGATTGCCGAAGTTGTGGATAATACCACTTCGCGCGGAAGAACCATCCGTTTTTTATTCGAAGGACCCTATGAAAAGTTTAAAAAGATATTGTACGGAATGGGCGAAACGCCACTCCCTAAATATATTAAGCGCAAGCCAGAACCCATGGACGAAGAGCGCTACCAAACCGTGTTTGCAAAAAGCGAAGGCTCGGTAGCAGCACCTACGGCCGGTTTGCACTTTAGCCGCGAACTATTAAAAAAACTCGAAATTAAAGGTGTAAACTTTGCAGAAGTAACATTGCACGTTGGCTTAGGAACTTTCCGTACCATTGATGTAGAAGACCTTTCTAAACACAAAATGGATGCCGAGCAGATAGAGATTTACGACAAGGCCGTAAAAATCGTAAACTCAGCAAAAGCAGATGGAAAGAAAATTTGTGCCGTTGGTACCACTTCTATGCGCACCATAGAAAGTGCAATTACCAGCAATGGAATGTTGAAACCATACGAAGGTTGGACAAACCTATTTGTTCATCCGCCATACAATTTCAATATTGCTAATGCTATGATTACCAATTTCCACTTGCCTAAAAGCAGCCTCTTAATTATGGTGGCAGCCTTTGGCGGTTATGATTTAATAATGAAAGCATATGAGCAAGCCGTTAAAGAAAAATATAAGTTTTTCAGCTATGGTGATTCTATGCTGATTATTTAG
- a CDS encoding tandem-95 repeat protein produces the protein MQKTFHLYLCAFVAICFSFQSNLFAQCDQPLAVSDFSNTLQGTAVVINVQKNDTTTIFGQPVLKPLTTQIVTAPVATAGTAVVLNNDSIVFTPDPSFLGIATFTYRVCNQCGCSNPVTVVVVVSNYCGAPLLGNDNFIVYNNFNNKLNVLVNDSFPAKIPFTITTTQPTNGTVTVSGNQLNYFNNNTSTGVDSFVYSVCYNRSQGDTCPACDTATVLLNTLGNCIAPEANDDNLQTVQGKKDTVQVLLNDNLNQFTLTGFSIVKLPANGAASILNNQIVYQANNTYVGLDTIVYSFCTACGCDTAMVLVGVAPVTCQKPIAVLDVAPTGFGETCAFAYPVLKNDINPLNCGPLKLTQIISQPTSGIATADTATGIISYTGPGVSLDTFVFVKYEVCNNAGCDTADLALYVGPYECNAYVPTLFNDQGTVCNRDTLYINVLNNDFDRDYNHTVSLDNIAGYGAHGDAYVVSDSMVMFIPNDTTYVGTDFFFYTACDNGSPKLCDIARVDLTIFSCYTPPVISNEGNPVDTIRVTFPEDSSVVLCFNVTDVNNNKTQIVSILGNIINVTTADTVLTTDTTVCLDMVPPPNWNGTDSFTVVACDETHLCDTVIVIVTVTPVSDGIIAVDDTVTYTSGTVLVINQTANDIDEDGTGFSTTEVYDDASVNGTVTLNSSGNIDYTPRPAYAGADTFFYVICQPVTVTPRKCDTATVVVTVPVKAVNDEGTADSDKNAVIDLKANDASVPGSYISLCSTPKNGTVEITDTSAGIIRYVPNAGYTGKDSFCYTLCGVINGKVYCSNATVIIQVTPAPLVEIPEGFSPNSDGKNDKFVIENIDRYPKAELIVFNRWGDIVWRSPGEGYHNDFDGTWEQNNQPLPDATYYYVLKLNDGKTKDIVGFVVINR, from the coding sequence ATGCAGAAAACTTTTCATTTATATCTCTGCGCATTTGTAGCCATTTGTTTTTCGTTTCAATCGAATTTGTTTGCACAGTGCGATCAACCTTTAGCCGTTAGCGATTTCTCTAATACCTTACAAGGTACTGCGGTAGTAATAAATGTTCAAAAAAACGATACCACTACCATTTTTGGGCAGCCTGTTTTAAAGCCGCTTACCACACAAATAGTAACGGCTCCGGTAGCAACAGCAGGTACTGCAGTGGTGTTAAACAACGATAGCATTGTGTTTACTCCGGATCCATCTTTTTTAGGAATAGCCACTTTTACTTATCGCGTTTGTAATCAGTGCGGATGCTCTAATCCGGTTACGGTGGTTGTGGTGGTTTCTAACTATTGTGGAGCTCCACTTTTAGGAAACGATAATTTTATAGTTTACAATAATTTCAACAATAAGTTGAATGTATTGGTAAACGATTCTTTTCCTGCAAAAATTCCATTTACAATTACAACTACTCAGCCAACCAATGGCACGGTAACGGTTTCGGGAAATCAACTAAATTACTTCAATAACAATACCAGCACTGGAGTAGATTCCTTTGTTTATTCGGTGTGTTACAATCGTTCACAAGGCGACACTTGCCCGGCTTGCGATACAGCTACTGTTTTGCTAAACACGCTAGGCAATTGTATTGCTCCCGAGGCAAATGATGATAATCTTCAAACCGTACAAGGAAAAAAAGATACCGTTCAAGTTTTGTTGAACGATAACTTAAATCAGTTTACACTCACCGGTTTTTCAATTGTAAAACTGCCCGCAAATGGCGCGGCAAGTATCTTAAATAATCAAATAGTATATCAGGCCAACAATACGTATGTTGGTTTAGATACCATTGTATATAGCTTTTGCACTGCTTGCGGTTGCGATACAGCAATGGTGTTGGTGGGTGTGGCTCCGGTAACCTGCCAAAAGCCCATAGCTGTTTTAGATGTAGCACCAACAGGCTTTGGAGAAACATGTGCTTTTGCTTATCCGGTGCTTAAAAACGATATCAATCCTTTAAACTGTGGTCCGCTAAAACTTACTCAGATTATTAGCCAGCCAACTTCGGGAATAGCAACGGCAGATACGGCAACAGGAATAATTTCTTATACAGGACCGGGCGTTTCGTTAGATACTTTTGTGTTTGTAAAATACGAAGTTTGTAACAATGCCGGTTGCGATACTGCAGATTTGGCATTGTATGTTGGGCCTTATGAATGCAATGCTTATGTGCCAACATTGTTTAACGACCAAGGTACCGTTTGCAACCGCGATACACTATATATAAACGTATTGAACAATGATTTCGATCGCGATTACAACCATACAGTTTCATTAGATAATATAGCCGGGTATGGTGCACATGGCGATGCTTATGTGGTAAGCGACAGTATGGTAATGTTTATACCTAACGATACTACCTATGTAGGAACCGATTTCTTCTTCTATACAGCTTGCGATAATGGCAGTCCAAAATTATGCGATATTGCTAGAGTAGATTTAACTATTTTCTCTTGCTACACACCTCCGGTAATTTCAAACGAAGGAAACCCCGTAGATACCATAAGAGTTACATTTCCGGAAGACAGTAGTGTAGTTTTGTGTTTTAATGTAACCGATGTAAATAACAATAAAACACAGATAGTTTCAATACTTGGAAACATCATAAACGTAACCACAGCCGATACGGTATTAACTACCGATACCACAGTTTGCTTAGATATGGTGCCTCCACCAAATTGGAACGGCACTGATAGTTTTACCGTAGTAGCTTGCGATGAAACCCATTTATGCGATACCGTAATAGTAATTGTAACAGTTACTCCGGTAAGCGATGGAATTATTGCTGTGGACGATACTGTAACCTATACTTCAGGAACGGTGTTGGTAATAAACCAAACTGCAAACGATATTGATGAAGACGGCACCGGATTTTCAACCACAGAAGTATATGATGATGCTTCTGTAAACGGTACTGTTACCTTAAACAGCTCCGGCAACATAGACTATACTCCACGTCCGGCTTATGCAGGAGCAGATACCTTCTTCTACGTTATTTGCCAGCCGGTAACCGTAACTCCACGCAAATGCGATACTGCTACTGTGGTTGTAACCGTTCCGGTAAAAGCCGTAAATGATGAGGGCACTGCAGATAGCGATAAAAACGCAGTAATAGACTTAAAAGCCAACGATGCTTCTGTTCCCGGTTCATATATTTCGCTATGCAGCACACCTAAAAACGGAACCGTAGAAATTACCGATACTTCAGCAGGTATTATTCGCTATGTGCCCAACGCAGGCTACACAGGTAAAGATTCGTTCTGCTATACACTTTGTGGTGTAATAAACGGAAAAGTATATTGCAGCAACGCCACTGTAATTATTCAAGTAACCCCAGCTCCGCTTGTTGAAATTCCAGAAGGGTTTTCACCCAACAGCGATGGCAAGAACGATAAGTTTGTAATTGAAAACATAGACCGGTATCCTAAAGCAGAGTTGATAGTTTTTAACAGATGGGGCGATATTGTATGGCGCAGCCCGGGCGAAGGTTACCATAATGATTTTGATGGCACGTGGGAGCAAAACAACCAACCACTACCCGATGCTACATACTATTATGTGTTGAAGCTGAACGATGGAAAAACAAAAGATATTGTAGGTTTTGTGGTAATAAACAGATAA
- a CDS encoding pyrroline-5-carboxylate reductase produces the protein MRVLIIGVGNMGATYVRCLLHSHFTQPENLFLFDKKELQQHTFKNVLPQNIISEAGTQIGEADIILLAVKPQDFDALATQIAPFLHAEQIVLSIMAGVKMEHIAKRLHTHKVVRAMPNLPAQIGMGITVFSSSSALDKKEVFIIQNLLSTTGKAIYVESEQLLDAATAISGSGPAYVFYFMNEMIAKATSLGFNKSEAELMVMQTFFGAVHLLSRNELSCEEWIAKVASKGGTTEAALKSFKETDLRQSINKGVQAAFERAVELGN, from the coding sequence ATGCGAGTACTTATTATTGGTGTAGGCAATATGGGTGCAACCTATGTTCGCTGCTTATTGCACTCCCATTTTACACAGCCCGAAAATCTTTTTCTTTTCGATAAAAAGGAGTTGCAGCAGCACACATTTAAAAACGTGTTGCCACAAAATATTATTAGCGAAGCAGGCACTCAAATTGGCGAAGCCGATATAATTTTATTGGCCGTAAAACCACAAGATTTCGATGCGTTGGCAACTCAAATAGCACCATTTTTACATGCAGAGCAAATAGTGTTGTCTATAATGGCGGGAGTAAAAATGGAGCATATTGCCAAGCGGCTGCACACACACAAAGTAGTGCGTGCTATGCCCAATTTGCCTGCTCAAATAGGCATGGGAATTACAGTTTTTTCATCGAGCAGCGCTTTAGATAAAAAGGAGGTATTTATTATTCAAAACCTGCTAAGCACTACCGGAAAAGCTATTTATGTAGAGAGCGAACAACTCTTAGATGCAGCTACCGCCATTTCGGGCAGCGGACCGGCTTATGTATTTTATTTTATGAACGAAATGATAGCCAAGGCCACAAGTTTAGGCTTCAATAAATCTGAAGCAGAATTAATGGTAATGCAAACATTTTTTGGTGCAGTACACTTGCTTAGCCGCAATGAGTTAAGTTGCGAAGAGTGGATTGCAAAAGTAGCATCAAAAGGAGGAACTACCGAAGCGGCATTAAAATCGTTTAAAGAAACAGACCTTCGGCAATCCATAAACAAAGGCGTGCAAGCAGCTTTTGAAAGAGCAGTAGAGTTAGGAAATTAG
- the ftsZ gene encoding cell division protein FtsZ, which yields MTPFEFDLPTDQNSIIKVFGVGGGGSNAVNHMYEQGIEGVNFVVCNTDAQALHASPVPNKIQLGPALTQGLGAGANPEVGMQACEESIEEIRSLLGKNTKMVFITAGMGGGTGTGAAPVVARIAREMGILTVGIVTTPFSFEGRKRYNHAMEGINKLREQVDTILVIGNDKIRMMYGNLTQTEAFCHANNILTTAAKSISEIITKPGIINVDFADVRTVMSCGGSAIMGNAFAEGENRANIVIQTALSSPLLNDNDIRGAKNVLVNIASGEEEVRIDEIDAINEFIQAATHETDIILGTSRDMSLGNKLMVTVIATGFEAKANETYAPVQKVKVYDLEKHTIVSAPAAAEPQENKPTTTNQPVIENGKVIYSLDEEPTVQAATEAPVIAEETTVVTETVEEAVSQSVEELVEEEFYTISTIQQEEENGFDLFSGLESAVEENSVEFDITSVSQVVQENLLNETTESNISEESTSLDYRSETTLEANEENALPNEEPFIYHRRNKESENLNVRTVDTGFDLRKQRLMQLSKTNFRKNTAEFEKPATQRETLTNNNNSISKSTVSLSSYSVSDSGSDYSNPEIKKDNKYIHDRSC from the coding sequence ATGACACCATTTGAATTTGACCTCCCAACAGACCAAAATTCCATTATTAAAGTATTTGGCGTAGGCGGAGGCGGCAGCAATGCCGTAAACCACATGTACGAACAAGGAATAGAGGGCGTAAACTTTGTAGTTTGCAATACCGATGCACAGGCGCTGCACGCCAGTCCGGTGCCCAATAAAATACAGTTAGGACCCGCCCTAACTCAAGGTTTAGGCGCAGGTGCAAACCCAGAAGTAGGCATGCAAGCTTGCGAAGAGAGCATTGAAGAAATACGCAGCCTCTTAGGAAAAAATACCAAGATGGTTTTTATTACCGCAGGTATGGGCGGAGGAACCGGAACAGGAGCTGCTCCTGTGGTTGCCCGCATTGCTCGCGAAATGGGAATTCTTACTGTTGGTATTGTTACCACTCCTTTTTCTTTTGAAGGAAGAAAACGCTATAACCATGCCATGGAAGGCATCAATAAATTGCGCGAACAAGTAGATACCATTCTAGTTATCGGAAACGACAAAATAAGAATGATGTATGGCAACCTTACACAAACAGAGGCATTTTGCCATGCCAACAATATTTTAACTACTGCAGCAAAATCTATCTCAGAAATAATTACCAAACCTGGAATAATAAATGTAGATTTTGCTGATGTGCGTACAGTAATGAGTTGTGGCGGCTCAGCAATTATGGGCAATGCATTTGCAGAGGGCGAAAATCGCGCCAATATTGTTATTCAAACAGCTTTAAGTTCACCATTGTTAAACGACAACGATATTCGCGGAGCTAAAAACGTATTGGTAAATATTGCTTCGGGTGAAGAAGAAGTGCGCATAGATGAAATTGACGCCATCAATGAATTTATACAAGCTGCAACACACGAAACAGATATTATTTTAGGTACCAGCCGCGACATGAGCTTAGGAAATAAACTCATGGTTACCGTAATTGCTACCGGATTCGAAGCCAAAGCAAACGAAACCTACGCCCCGGTTCAAAAGGTAAAAGTATATGATTTAGAAAAGCACACCATTGTGTCCGCTCCTGCTGCTGCCGAACCTCAAGAAAATAAACCAACTACAACCAATCAACCTGTAATTGAAAACGGGAAAGTAATATACTCTTTAGACGAAGAACCAACAGTGCAAGCAGCAACCGAAGCGCCAGTAATAGCTGAAGAAACTACCGTTGTAACCGAAACAGTAGAAGAGGCTGTTAGCCAGTCGGTAGAAGAGTTGGTGGAGGAAGAATTTTACACCATCAGCACTATTCAGCAAGAAGAAGAAAATGGATTCGATTTATTTTCCGGCTTAGAAAGTGCAGTAGAAGAAAACAGCGTTGAGTTTGATATAACATCGGTAAGTCAAGTAGTTCAAGAAAATCTGTTAAATGAAACTACCGAAAGCAACATTTCTGAAGAAAGTACGTCTTTAGATTATCGTTCTGAAACAACTTTAGAAGCGAATGAGGAAAATGCTTTACCAAACGAAGAACCGTTCATTTACCATAGACGCAATAAAGAAAGCGAAAACTTAAATGTAAGAACTGTAGATACGGGATTTGATCTTCGCAAGCAAAGGCTTATGCAACTCAGCAAAACAAACTTTAGAAAGAATACCGCAGAGTTTGAAAAGCCCGCTACACAAAGAGAAACTTTAACAAATAATAATAACAGCATTTCAAAAAGTACCGTATCTTTGTCTTCGTATTCAGTTAGCGATTCAGGCAGCGATTATTCAAACCCTGAGATAAAAAAAGATAACAAATACATACACGATAGATCTTGTTAA